In Alnus glutinosa chromosome 7, dhAlnGlut1.1, whole genome shotgun sequence, the sequence CAACAGTCCAACTCCCAATTAAATAAGGATAggactcccaaaccaaatcaaactctaAGCACTCATAATTTAAGTGGAAATAATAAACCTAATTCAGGTTTAACTCTACTTTTTTGCCTATAAttaataggctcataccccacaTAACTCTCAAATTTACAAAgctcttattcataaaaaagaaaaaagaaaatgaagctcTTGAAATGGTGTTGATGGCCATGATATGTCTACCAAAGATGTAGGAGGGCATGCATGGTGACGATGAAATAAATAGCGACCATATATATTATTCCACGTGCGCTTGATGGCTCACATATATATAACTACAAGCAAAGTAACATGGCATGGAAAATCTGGATCatcacaattatatatatttcacgtCTTTTGATTAAAAGTATCACTATCAAAGGGAAAAGGTGGAGGGAAGTGCAAAAGAAGAACATTCAATCAACAGCTCACATTCGAAAGTAACTTTTCTTCcactattttgttatttttttcatttttcttttctggggttGACCCAAATCAAAGTTCAAATTCAATGAAAAATCTGATTCTATGAAGCtaaaaaaacactagaaaaaaGAGAGCTAAAACTGCATGCATTTTCCATTAATCATTCAAAGGATGATCATCGATCTCATAATCAGTAAACTCTAAagtgatcatatatatatatatatataaccaaacaCCGATCTCCGATCCAAAGTTTACATATATAGATCGAGCAACGTACTCAGGCGGGGATATTCTGAAAtgccaagaagaagaaaagctctATATCCGGAGGAGCAAAGAAGTTCATAGGAGACAAATTTGACACGCAGCTTGAACTACTACTTACTCTTCTCTTCTTTGGAGGCGGCGGACAAGATGACATCTCCGGTATTCTGAATCTCTGAGCCTTTGGAGTGGAACACCCAGTAGTGACTAAAATGTCTTCAGTACCATTGTTGTTATGATCCTCATGGCCATTGATGATGTCCCATGATTCTTTGAAGCTTGAAGCAGTACTTGAAGTACTAGATGGAGCCATTTGAAGTGCTTGATGAAACAGCTCTCGGGCTTCAGATTTatcgagagagaaaagagagctGAAAAAGTTGTACCTGCTATTGTAAAGTTGATATAGAAAATGACCCCTTTTTGGCTTCTACTAAAACTCAGCTAGTGTAAGCATAGACACCAACAAGTCACTAATTAACACTTCAAAGCTGGCAAAAATCTTCTAAAACATGCACCCATTTTGACTATTTGAATATCAGAAGTTTCTGCCAAATATCATGTAAATCCAAAAATTAGCTACGTGAGTGAGAACAACTGCTACCACTAGAAgataaattttattcaaaagcCCTACCAAATCCTGATAAGATTGAAGCTTTTTTGATAACCGAGTAACGTAACCCTTTAGATTAGAAGATCCTAAACATGCATCATGAACCAACTTCCCGGCCTTCTACTTCTTGGAAGCACCAGCCTACATACAATAGCTCGATCTCTTTAtacatggagagagagagagggggggaggCTTGCactttaattatataatttcttttttcttagtAGGGTTCATAACTTTAAATCAAGTGTATAGTCTAAATATATACATAGATGCATGAATGACCAATCAGAATAGGTGGAATCTGCCAAAAGAAAAGTTTCTGCTTTGCAACATGTCATAATTATGCTGTGGGCAGAAgcttttttcaatattttgataCATAATAATATACCTGTTCAACTCTGAAAGGCACAATCATAAGCGGGGGGAAAAAGCAAAACAGTATAGCAGAGCCCACTGGGAGGATATGCCCACAAGCCTATGTCAGTATGACAATCAATTGCAATAATATCTTTATTAAAAGCTAATTTTTTCA encodes:
- the LOC133873585 gene encoding uncharacterized protein LOC133873585 yields the protein MAPSSTSSTASSFKESWDIINGHEDHNNNGTEDILVTTGCSTPKAQRFRIPEMSSCPPPPKKRRGSGISVRVIGESLAELSSSTSTFEVKSMFFRRFMQDMRNFSTSACVWCFL